Genomic window (Gloeocapsa sp. DLM2.Bin57):
TTTGTTATCTGAAAAACTCAGAAGTTGGGCAGTAGCTAAAGACTCAAAAGAGAACTTTTATAAAAAATACTGGCACAGACATAAAGGAAGAAAGATATTTTCAACGGGTAATGAGGAAAATTCACTAAGACTAGAAAGTTATAATCCGAAAGGTGAACACCATAGTAGTGTTGAGTACATAAAAGTTAAAGGTGATAAAAGTCCTTATGACGGAGATTGGAAATATTGGTCAGCACGAATGGGACAGTATCCAGAAACGCCTAAAAGAGTCGCAGAACTCTTGAAAAAGCAGAAGGGTAAATGCCGATGGTGTGGATTACATTTCAAAGATGG
Coding sequences:
- a CDS encoding HNH endonuclease yields the protein MLSEKLRSWAVAKDSKENFYKKYWHRHKGRKIFSTGNEENSLRLESYNPKGEHHSSVEYIKVKGDKSPYDGDWKYWSARMGQYPETPKRVAELLKKQKGKCRWCGLHFKDGDVMEVDHIKPKSKGGGNRKENLQLLHGHCHDEKTRFDLEEARKSNAF